GCGTTTGGAAGATCGATTGGGTGTTGAACTGTTCATCCGAAATAAGAATCATAGTATCCACCTCTCGGAGGAAGGGAGAGCGTTTCTACCATTTGCAAAGCAGATGATTCAGTTGATGCAGGAGGCAGAAGATAAAGTCAGGAGTGTGAAGCAGATTTTTGAGGGCCAAGTCCGAATTGGGGTGACTCCTTCATGGTCTGTAAATGTTCTGCCAAGGGTTCTCGGTGCTGTTCGCGAGCGATATCCTGACGTCGGTTTCTATGTGATTAATGGGACCACGAAAGGTATCAAAGACATGATTCTGGGTAATGAGGTCGACATTGGACTCGTTTCTTACGACATTTTCCATCGTCAACTGGAACGAATTTGTGTCCATGAAACACCATGGGTGCTCGTCTGTAACCCTCGGCACCGTTTGATTGGCCGGGCAGAAATCGATATCGAAGAGATTCTTCATGAGCCGTTGGTTACATACGAACAGTCGACTGATGGATGGCGGGAAATCCAGCGTATTTACGGAAGTTATAATGCTGTTCCGAATGTTGTGGCCCAATTGGAACAATTGGAAGCTGTCAAAGTCTTATTGAATGAATCGTCATGTGTTAGCTTGCTGCCGTTAATTTGCGTCAATCAGGAACTTCAAGAAGGACGTTTAGCCTCCGTTCAAATCAAACAGTTATCCGACGTGAAAACGAAAATGTCAATAATCTATTTGAAAACAAAGTCATCATATCTCTTGGTCAACATGATCCAGAATATGATTTTGGATTATTTTACGCTCTGTTCGCATAAACTGTTGGTTTTGGAACAGCCCACACATGGACAACCTTTTTGATTGTCCGCTAGCGTAAGGTGTGAGAAACCGGAATCCTATAGATTGCTCCGATCATTTTGGCATTTGGAAGCTCGGAAAACAACATTTAATCAGAATAGATAATTATTTTAATAATTGAATGATTGATGTTTTGTGGAGGGACTGTGATGATTCGCTATAAGAAGTTAGGTTATGTAGCACTGAACGTTCGAGATGTGGAACGTTCAGCTGCCTTCTACCGAGATGTCGTTGGTTTCACCTTAGTTGAGTCCTCACCGAGTACGGCCTACTTGACCTGCAGTGACGAACATCACTGTATCATGTTGAATCGATCGGAAGATCCGGGTCTCAAGCGGATCGCCATGGAATTAGAGGATATCAACCAATATGAGATTGCCTGGAATCATCTGTCTCAACATGGTTATCATCCCTTCGAGGTACCTATCGAGGAACGCGCGGAGCTAAAGATTGGGAAAGCATTTCGATTCGCCGATCCTCACGGAGCTGTATTTGAATTTTATTGCGGAATGCAGCATCGGCCATTCCGGAAACAGCCACATCCGGTGAATATTAGTCGATTAGGTCACGTTATTCTCAATGTGCCAAATCTCGAGCAGCATTTCCCGTTTTATACAGACGTGCTCAATTTTAAACCATCCGACCAGCGGTTTAACGACAAGGGTGAAATGTCATTCGTGTGGATGCGGTGCTTCCCAAGTCCATATCATCACTCGTTTGGTTTTGCGTCATCCGAGACATTAAAGCTGCAGCATGTGGCGTTTATGGTTGCGGACATCAACGATATC
This is a stretch of genomic DNA from Alicyclobacillus dauci. It encodes these proteins:
- a CDS encoding LysR family transcriptional regulator; the protein is MDDLENIATFVCVASNLSFIKAANSMNLRQPSVTARIQRLEDRLGVELFIRNKNHSIHLSEEGRAFLPFAKQMIQLMQEAEDKVRSVKQIFEGQVRIGVTPSWSVNVLPRVLGAVRERYPDVGFYVINGTTKGIKDMILGNEVDIGLVSYDIFHRQLERICVHETPWVLVCNPRHRLIGRAEIDIEEILHEPLVTYEQSTDGWREIQRIYGSYNAVPNVVAQLEQLEAVKVLLNESSCVSLLPLICVNQELQEGRLASVQIKQLSDVKTKMSIIYLKTKSSYLLVNMIQNMILDYFTLCSHKLLVLEQPTHGQPF
- a CDS encoding VOC family protein encodes the protein MIRYKKLGYVALNVRDVERSAAFYRDVVGFTLVESSPSTAYLTCSDEHHCIMLNRSEDPGLKRIAMELEDINQYEIAWNHLSQHGYHPFEVPIEERAELKIGKAFRFADPHGAVFEFYCGMQHRPFRKQPHPVNISRLGHVILNVPNLEQHFPFYTDVLNFKPSDQRFNDKGEMSFVWMRCFPSPYHHSFGFASSETLKLQHVAFMVADINDIGIGYNRLLAQDVPVVCGPGRHYASGSIFVYFLDPDGLTIEYTLGMEEFPEVGARPPRMLDGAPETSDMWRSRRDPRMSKIGSVELMDRTNPLVL